The Herpetosiphonaceae bacterium genome contains the following window.
TTGCTCAGCGAGGCCACTCCATCCACTGCTGTCGCCGATGGCGTACACTATCTCGGTATGTTTATGCGTTTCGAGCAACATCGGTGTCCAGGTTGCCATACAGTCTCCGCACGTCGTGCTTATTTAGGGATGGAAACAACTGCCGTCTCGCGCGTGACCTGCGTCGTGATGGGCCGGGCGAATGGCGAGATCAGCAGCACAGGAATCGTCAGCTTCGACACAACCTGCTCGGCGACGCTGCCGAGTACCAGACGACGCAGGCCGGTACGACCATGCGTTGCCATCGCGACGACATCCATCTTGTGCTGCTCGGTCACATCGATGATCTCTTCCGCCGGATCGCCAAAGCGGATCATGACCGAAACCTGAAAGCCCGCCGCTCGTAGTCGCTGCACATCCGGCTGTAGCTCAGCCTCCAGCCCGGCGCGCAGGCTCTCGTCGCGCTGATTGTCATAGATCGGATGATGCGCCAGCTCGGCCTCACGCGCCGAGTCGTAGGTTGTGAGCAGCATATGATCGACGGGCAGCGGACGCGGCGGCGCGGCGACGAGGCTTTCGGGCGGCTCCGCAACCCGCAGGAGCGTCACATGGTACTCACCGGGGTCGAACAAGCGGCAGATAGGCGATAAAATTTCGCGGCTGAAGGCAGAGCCATCAAGTGGAATAAGCGCGTTGTGTCTTGTCATTGACACACCTCCATCGGCTGGGTCGGCATCGGCGTTACGATGCAGATGTCTGCACCACGTGTGAGCGGCGAGCGCGAAAGCACCCGCCTGATCGCGCCACGATGCCGCAGCATCACAGTGCTCTCCCTGTAGCATACGCACTGCTACAGACGATAACGTGAGGGCTTGACAACAGATGGTTGTGGTTTCTTGACGTGTCGTGCCCTGAAACCTATCCGCGACACGGCTGCACAGCGAGCGGGGCCGCAATGTCGCTGCGACATCACGGCCCCGCTGATGGCTGTATGACTGGTTTGAGCGCTGCGGGCTTAGGCTGGCCTGCCCAGAAACTCGACGACCGTGTCAAAAAATGCATCGGGCGCTTCGGCATGGACCCAGTGCCCGGCTCCCTCGATGGTAGTCAGCGTCGCCTGGGGAAAGAGCGCGTTGATCTGGGGCATGTCGGACTCTTCAACGTACTCCGAGGCCGCGCCCCGAATAAAGAGCGTCGGCCCGCTGAAGCGAGCATTCGACTCGACCGCCGCGATGATCGCGTCGTAGTCCTGATAGATCACGTCGAGGTTGATCTTCCATTTGAAGCGGCCCTGCTCATCGCGGACCACGTTAGTCAGCAAGAACTGACGGGTAGCGCGGTTGGGGATCGAGGCGGCCAGCGCCTGATCAAGCTCGGCCCGGCTGCTGTAGTCGCTCAGACGCAGCGCGCAGAGCGCATCGAAGATCGTGTCGTGGTGCGGCGGGTAGGCTTTCGGCGCGATGTCGACCACGATCAGCTTCCGAACGAGCTCAGGATGGGTCAGCGCAAACTGCATCGCGGTCTTGCCGCCCATCGAGTGACCGAGCAGCAAGGCCGACTCCAGGCCGTGCTGGTGCATAAACTTACGCAGATCGTCGGCCATATCGGCGTAGGTGATCCGATCGCTGTGCGGCGAGCTGCCGTGGTTGCGCTGATCGACGGCGAGCACGCGGTAGTAGGCGCTCAGGCGCTTACTCAGAGTGTTCCAGTTGGTGAGCGAGCCAAACAGCCCGTGCAGGATAATCAGCGGCGTGCCCTGCCCGTAGCTCTGATAATGCAATCTCATGGTTTGCTCCAAGGTGTGGCGCTCCAGCCCGGTTACATGCCGTATTGTACTGCTGCCTCGCGCCACAGTGTTTCTACAGCAAACCATATGCCGCTCAATAGAACAACGGAACACGGGAACAAGCGATTTAAGCCGTTGATCGTTTGTTCGCTTGTTCCCTTGTTCTTCCCATCGCCCTCTAGGGATGCGAGGATCGACCCGCCGCGCTGTGATGGTCGTCGGGAGCGTCCTGCTGCTGCGGCTGGCGATGATCGGGGCCGAGATCTTCATGGGGTCCCGGCGCTTCGGCAGGAGGCTCGACGAAGCGGGTGATGCCAAGCGTGGCCTGCTGTGTGGTGAGCCAGCTCTGGAGCGCATCCTCGCGCATCTGCCTGAGCTGCTGCTCGTCGGGCCGCTGCTCTCGGCTGAGGACTTTGTAGATGCCCCATCCAACCTCGGTCTTGACGGGCTGGCTAATCTGTCCGATCGGCAGCGTCTGGAGTGCCTCACGAGCGCCAGGCAAGAGCCGTTGGGCGATCGTCCAGTAGGGAGTGATACCGTGGTCGTCGAGGGCGTGCTCCCTGGCGATGACGCTAAAATCAGCGCCGGCCATGAGCCTAGCATAGATCTGATCGGCCTCCGCTTTGCGCGGTTCCAGGGCTGTTTCTCGCAGCTTGACATCTTTTGTCAGCGAGATGGGAATGCTCAAGAACAGCGATTGCGCCTGCACCTGTGGTACGATCGGTGCCGATGTCGCGGGCACCAGCGCCTCAGCGATCCGGTCGCGTAGCAGATCCAGCCGCTGGAGCCGCAGCGCATACTCGCGCAGCTCATCCGGCGAGAAGTTGATCGAGAGGCCGGGGCTGTTCTGCTCAAGCTGGGCGGCTAGCCGTGTCAGGCGGGCGCTCAACGTCGAGTCGATGATCTGTCGCGCCTGATCGGGGGAGATCGAGTCACGATCTGCCTGCTTGCCGTGGGCATCGGGGGCCTGCTCCTGGTGATCGTCGTGGTGGTGATCGCCTTCCTGCGCGTCGGCCTGCAACGCCTGCGCCAGGGCCGCCAGCACTGCGGTATCATCCACGCCGCGCTGCTCGCGCTCGGCTCCCTGAAGCAGCGTCTCCTCAAGAATCCAATGGTCGATCAGCGCATGATCCATCGGCGCATTCTGGAGCGCGCGCAGCTCGGCTGCGACCTGGCTGACCAGGTCTGTCGGTGCCTGATCGCGATGCTGATGATCGGCTTGCCGCTCGTCGGCCTGATGCGCTTCGGCTCCCGCAGTATCAAGCTGCTCCAGGATGGCGCTATAGACGACTTGAAGCTCCAGCAGCTTCCTGAAGTAGCTCCCGCTGGCGGTCTGATCGCCAACCTGTGCGACGGGTCGGCTGGGGAGATAGATGTCTTCCCAGAGCACGCGCAGGCCCATGCCAAGCAGCACAATGGCGACAACCGCTGCACCCTCAAGCAGGATGCGCTGGCTGCGTGATCTCCTTCGGATTGCCATAAGGTTCCTCTGCAAGGTGTGATGATGGTGAGTAGGAGGATAACATAGTATGATAAGCCTGGCTCAGGCGAACCAGGCTCCAGCGTACAAGGTTCTGGATCAGCATCGGAGCGGGGATGAAGCGCGTTGGTAGGGTAGCACCTCCACACCCCCGGCCTCACGGCGCGCTGGTCTACCAGGCGCAGTGCAGGTGGCCCTGATGTCCGCCCGGATCGTTCAGCGGCCCAAAGGCTTCGACCGCGCCGAGAGCTGCACAGCGCTGGCGGAAGCCCTCGCCCCAGCTACCGCCCACGGCACCGCCGTTGACGTAGTCCACGTCCATGGCGCGTCCCTGATAGTGGTACGAGCCCGAAGAGCCGTGCCGCCCACCGGCGATTGCCGTCACGCGGTAGGAGTAGCCGTAGACTGAGCGCAGGCGCTGCATGCCAAAGAGCAGGTCGTGCTTCAGATAAACCTGGGTGTGCCCGTAGTGGCCCCAGGAGCTGCGCCACGAGGGACGACCGGCAGCGGCGTCGTTGATGTTGGCATTGGCCGTGGAGGAAGGCTCGTAGTTTCCGCTCACGTGGTAGGTCAACAGGGTAATAGCGGCATTTTGCTGGACCCAGTAGGCGTGGGTGTCCCAGTTGTTGGTAGCGCCCGCGTTTGGCGCCATGAAGAACGCGCCGAGCG
Protein-coding sequences here:
- a CDS encoding universal stress protein, producing MTRHNALIPLDGSAFSREILSPICRLFDPGEYHVTLLRVAEPPESLVAAPPRPLPVDHMLLTTYDSAREAELAHHPIYDNQRDESLRAGLEAELQPDVQRLRAAGFQVSVMIRFGDPAEEIIDVTEQHKMDVVAMATHGRTGLRRLVLGSVAEQVVSKLTIPVLLISPFARPITTQVTRETAVVSIPK
- a CDS encoding alpha/beta fold hydrolase, which translates into the protein MRLHYQSYGQGTPLIILHGLFGSLTNWNTLSKRLSAYYRVLAVDQRNHGSSPHSDRITYADMADDLRKFMHQHGLESALLLGHSMGGKTAMQFALTHPELVRKLIVVDIAPKAYPPHHDTIFDALCALRLSDYSSRAELDQALAASIPNRATRQFLLTNVVRDEQGRFKWKINLDVIYQDYDAIIAAVESNARFSGPTLFIRGAASEYVEESDMPQINALFPQATLTTIEGAGHWVHAEAPDAFFDTVVEFLGRPA
- a CDS encoding peptidylprolyl isomerase, which gives rise to MAIRRRSRSQRILLEGAAVVAIVLLGMGLRVLWEDIYLPSRPVAQVGDQTASGSYFRKLLELQVVYSAILEQLDTAGAEAHQADERQADHQHRDQAPTDLVSQVAAELRALQNAPMDHALIDHWILEETLLQGAEREQRGVDDTAVLAALAQALQADAQEGDHHHDDHQEQAPDAHGKQADRDSISPDQARQIIDSTLSARLTRLAAQLEQNSPGLSINFSPDELREYALRLQRLDLLRDRIAEALVPATSAPIVPQVQAQSLFLSIPISLTKDVKLRETALEPRKAEADQIYARLMAGADFSVIAREHALDDHGITPYWTIAQRLLPGAREALQTLPIGQISQPVKTEVGWGIYKVLSREQRPDEQQLRQMREDALQSWLTTQQATLGITRFVEPPAEAPGPHEDLGPDHRQPQQQDAPDDHHSAAGRSSHP